The following coding sequences are from one Neovison vison isolate M4711 chromosome X, ASM_NN_V1, whole genome shotgun sequence window:
- the LOC122897238 gene encoding signal transducer CD24-like — protein MGRGMVARLGLGLLLLALLLPTQIYSNTTNMTAANNSSQSTSTAPNPANTTTTPTGGALQSTASLFAISFSLLQLYC, from the coding sequence ATGGGCAGAGGGATGGTGGCCAGGCTCGGACTGGGGCTGCTGCTTCTGGCGCTGCTCCTACCCACGCAGATTTATTCAAATACAACAAATATGACAGCTGCAAACAACTCCTCCCAGAGTACCTCGACTGCTCCCAATCCAGCTAATACCACCACCACACCAACTGGCGGTGCTCTGCAGTCAACAGCCAGTCTCTTTGCAATCTCGTTCTCCCTTCTACAGCTCTACTGTTAA